In the genome of Pyramidobacter piscolens W5455, one region contains:
- a CDS encoding dihydroorotase: MKPILFKRARLIDPDLKMDTTGDLLVENGVVSAVGPELPPVADAERIDCGGAVLAPGLADLHVHFRDPGQTEKETLETGCAAAANGGFTAVVTMANTKPAVDSPELIRSCIERNRTMDCRIYPGGAVTKGLGGKELTDFEALKEAGAVCLTDDGLTVGDGPLFYGAMEKAAAVGLPVSVHCEAPGFEGDRSMNRGEISRKLGLIGAPALAEELMIMRDVFFAEKTGAHVHVQHVSSRRGVEIIAAAKARGVRVTGEATPHHMFLDETAILECGANAKMSPPLRTADDAAAVREALMSGVLDVVATDHAPHTPAEKALGIAKAPNGIIGLETSLGLCLDGLCRERGFSLSALVDRMSSAPRRIFNLPPVHLRPGSPADLALFDPDRRWRVDATKFKSKARNCPFNGWTLNGMVLMTVLGGRIVCDRRN, encoded by the coding sequence ATGAAACCGATCCTGTTCAAACGAGCGCGCCTGATCGACCCGGACCTGAAAATGGACACGACGGGCGACCTGCTCGTCGAAAACGGCGTCGTCTCCGCCGTCGGCCCCGAGCTGCCGCCGGTCGCGGACGCCGAGCGGATCGACTGCGGCGGCGCGGTGCTGGCCCCGGGGCTGGCCGATCTGCACGTACACTTCCGCGATCCCGGCCAGACCGAAAAGGAAACGCTCGAGACGGGCTGCGCCGCGGCGGCAAACGGCGGCTTCACGGCCGTGGTGACGATGGCCAACACCAAACCGGCCGTCGATTCGCCCGAGCTGATCCGCAGCTGTATCGAGCGCAACCGGACCATGGACTGCCGCATCTATCCGGGGGGAGCGGTCACCAAGGGACTGGGCGGCAAGGAACTGACCGACTTTGAAGCGCTGAAGGAGGCCGGCGCGGTCTGCCTGACCGACGACGGCCTCACCGTTGGCGATGGGCCGCTGTTCTACGGGGCCATGGAGAAGGCGGCCGCCGTCGGCTTGCCCGTGAGCGTGCACTGCGAAGCTCCCGGCTTCGAGGGCGACCGCTCGATGAACCGCGGCGAGATTTCGCGCAAGCTTGGCTTGATCGGCGCGCCGGCGCTGGCCGAGGAACTGATGATCATGCGCGACGTGTTCTTCGCCGAAAAAACGGGCGCGCACGTGCACGTGCAGCACGTCAGCTCGCGCCGCGGCGTCGAGATCATCGCGGCGGCGAAAGCCCGCGGCGTGCGCGTCACCGGCGAGGCCACGCCGCACCATATGTTCCTCGACGAGACGGCGATCCTCGAATGCGGCGCCAACGCCAAGATGAGCCCGCCGCTGCGCACGGCCGACGACGCGGCGGCGGTGCGCGAGGCGCTGATGAGCGGCGTGCTCGACGTGGTCGCCACCGATCATGCTCCGCACACGCCGGCCGAAAAAGCTCTTGGCATCGCCAAGGCCCCCAACGGCATCATCGGCCTGGAAACGTCGCTGGGGCTGTGTCTCGACGGTTTGTGCCGCGAGCGCGGATTTTCGCTTTCTGCGCTTGTGGATCGCATGAGTTCCGCGCCGCGGCGTATCTTCAACCTGCCGCCCGTGCATCTGCGCCCCGGTTCGCCGGCCGATCTGGCGCTGTTCGATCCCGACCGGCGCTGGCGCGTGGACGCGACGAAGTTCAAATCGAAGGCGCGCAACTGCCCGTTCAACGGCTGGACGCTGAACGGCATGGTCCTGATGACCGTGCTGGGCGGACGGATCGTCTGCGACCGAAGGAATTAA